One Thermococcus sp. genomic region harbors:
- a CDS encoding site-2 protease family protein — MRKGIYECVRCGYREVRDSTEPMLEGSCPKCGGDMILVGYTDETSEAPQETPTVQTSPPPELEALLSQFYVLSFVESDGNVHVFEVKEILENNFERVLVGLERFGYWGALKKRQGKVLLFVFPAGEVKPDNPWLPWLFLLTTILTTFFSGYVLAQTYIATLDHYSLPGLRNPYLIALSFSVSVMAIIGTHELGHKIAAAYHGVKATMPYFIPFPFSLIGTLGAVIRIKSPLPTRNAAIDLGVSGPIAGFLVAVPVTLIGLKMSIVVPPSLVPQQSGGVYFGTNLLFELLMRSVLRTPSDYVVFLHPVAVAGWVGILVTFLNLIPVAQLDGGHVLRAFISERAHRYITLFVAFLLFGLGYLWSGWFIWGLLVLFIGMAGNPGALDEVSPISKSRILLALVALLIFLLTATPRPLWST; from the coding sequence ATGAGAAAGGGAATCTACGAGTGCGTTAGATGCGGTTACAGGGAAGTTAGGGACTCGACGGAGCCCATGCTTGAAGGCTCGTGCCCCAAGTGCGGGGGAGACATGATACTCGTTGGCTACACAGATGAGACTTCTGAGGCTCCCCAGGAGACCCCTACAGTTCAGACTTCGCCACCTCCAGAGCTTGAGGCTCTTCTCAGCCAGTTCTACGTTCTCTCATTCGTCGAGTCGGACGGCAACGTTCACGTCTTCGAGGTGAAGGAGATACTTGAGAACAACTTTGAGCGGGTTTTAGTGGGGTTGGAAAGGTTCGGCTACTGGGGGGCACTAAAGAAGCGTCAGGGGAAGGTTCTCCTCTTTGTGTTCCCAGCCGGAGAGGTCAAGCCTGACAACCCTTGGTTGCCCTGGCTTTTCCTCCTGACCACGATACTCACGACGTTTTTCTCCGGTTACGTCTTGGCTCAGACCTACATAGCAACCCTTGACCACTATTCTCTACCCGGTCTCAGAAATCCCTATCTTATAGCCCTCTCCTTCTCGGTCAGCGTTATGGCAATAATTGGCACCCACGAGCTCGGCCACAAGATAGCAGCTGCTTACCACGGCGTCAAGGCAACGATGCCCTACTTCATTCCCTTCCCCTTCAGCCTCATAGGAACCTTGGGGGCGGTTATACGCATAAAGTCTCCCCTTCCCACGAGGAACGCCGCTATAGACCTCGGCGTCAGCGGGCCGATAGCTGGCTTTCTGGTTGCGGTTCCGGTGACTCTGATCGGACTGAAGATGTCGATAGTTGTTCCTCCAAGCTTAGTTCCCCAGCAGAGCGGTGGTGTCTACTTCGGCACGAACCTTCTTTTTGAGCTCCTGATGAGGAGCGTCTTAAGGACTCCCAGTGACTACGTGGTTTTCCTTCACCCCGTCGCGGTCGCGGGATGGGTTGGAATTCTTGTAACGTTCCTGAACCTCATCCCGGTTGCCCAGCTCGACGGAGGTCATGTGTTGAGGGCCTTCATAAGCGAGAGGGCTCACCGCTACATAACCCTCTTCGTGGCATTTCTTCTCTTCGGACTCGGCTACCTCTGGTCCGGCTGGTTCATCTGGGGGCTCCTCGTTCTCTTCATAGGCATGGCCGGTAACCCGGGAGCCCTCGACGAGGTGAGCCCGATTTCAAAATCCCGCATCTTACTGGCTCTGGTTGCACTTCTGATATTCCTCCTAACGGCCACTCCGAGGCCCCTCTGGAGTACCTAA
- a CDS encoding class III signal peptide-containing protein, with amino-acid sequence MKRKAQGAIEYLFMIAAALVIILIVVRQLRNKGSSAKQTASEAEQQINSTLQSLLSSG; translated from the coding sequence ATGAAGAGGAAGGCCCAGGGTGCGATTGAGTACCTGTTCATGATTGCCGCCGCTCTGGTCATAATCCTGATAGTCGTTAGGCAGCTCAGGAACAAGGGAAGCAGCGCCAAGCAGACCGCTAGTGAAGCGGAGCAGCAGATAAACAGCACGCTCCAGAGCCTGCTTAGCAGCGGGTGA
- a CDS encoding glycosyltransferase family 39 protein, whose translation MHPPLFYYLLALWLRIFGDSHVVGRALSLILGLISVVMAYFVGKEVKNERAGLLFSLLLATDPLMLRMNTAVYHETLIELFTVASLFYFVRYLKTERMSCAYLSLAIVSIGSSAKFTIIPQLLALFTFILLYNSKETREYLRKIPGYFLTFRQGGVILATYLLWTLVAVAVVTLYPTDLSRIVLAVPGIHPMNKMGNLYTAVLFLTVWAIMTVYLFRIRYAGKLWPFIRALIGEYRLVLILTAVVIASKAIVEVPLGLMVSPNYIHQTYLLQSNRGFMFMSLFWLVHRSLSQIESSSLELLTPWLGVTALLLIVLMARLLGIRFKVSPELSALLFLSGVFYLLLIPIIPNPRFIYPLILTSYLALIYTVESILEGFTLRRVVGISIAMLVVLGTADAGIVVNYPKGQLKIPHALHDREMRDDLGEYLEWAELKGTYLPINPMDGYYLHLKVIPYLVDTFGLGYLKGDSLLSLVREYKPDYIIFSTWMFAIMEKDESMRRIYGKLLRYSVQNGTLLFAEGFSNGERMEMYNMKEKSTWGIELNGSTIYFEGSCGSIGILPLIGSSPVVGVKLKLVSNGTYNITVISQEGEREGRIVIGESISIILPGTLLEIKSKGPVYHGFRPVNNTPVKDSRVYTPKGCLRLTGTLYKKDNDIVAEGNNLKIASGCGNH comes from the coding sequence GTGCACCCTCCCCTTTTCTACTACCTCCTAGCATTATGGCTGAGAATTTTCGGGGACAGCCACGTAGTTGGCAGAGCTCTCTCCCTGATTTTGGGGCTTATCTCGGTTGTCATGGCCTATTTTGTGGGGAAAGAGGTAAAGAACGAGAGAGCCGGGCTACTGTTCTCCCTCCTGCTTGCCACGGACCCCCTAATGCTCAGGATGAACACGGCAGTCTATCATGAGACCTTGATAGAGCTATTCACGGTTGCCTCGCTCTTTTATTTTGTAAGGTATCTAAAGACTGAGAGAATGAGTTGTGCTTACCTCTCACTTGCCATTGTGAGTATTGGAAGTTCTGCAAAATTTACAATAATCCCCCAGTTGCTGGCGCTCTTCACGTTCATCCTTCTCTACAACTCGAAAGAAACCAGGGAATACCTGAGAAAAATCCCGGGCTACTTCCTAACTTTCAGGCAGGGTGGGGTTATACTCGCAACTTACCTGCTCTGGACGCTAGTGGCGGTCGCGGTGGTTACCCTTTACCCCACAGACCTTTCAAGGATAGTGCTGGCAGTTCCAGGGATTCATCCAATGAACAAGATGGGCAACCTCTACACGGCGGTTCTCTTTCTGACGGTCTGGGCAATTATGACGGTTTACCTCTTCCGCATACGATACGCCGGAAAGCTCTGGCCCTTCATTAGAGCCCTCATTGGAGAGTACAGGCTCGTTCTCATTCTCACTGCAGTCGTTATAGCCTCAAAGGCCATTGTGGAAGTCCCCCTCGGTCTGATGGTGTCTCCAAATTACATCCACCAGACATACCTTTTACAGAGCAACAGGGGTTTTATGTTCATGAGCCTCTTCTGGCTGGTTCACAGGTCGCTTTCCCAAATCGAGTCGAGCTCGCTGGAGCTTCTAACTCCTTGGTTGGGAGTTACAGCACTCCTCCTCATTGTTCTCATGGCCAGACTCCTCGGGATTAGGTTTAAGGTATCCCCTGAACTGAGTGCCCTTCTCTTTCTGAGCGGGGTCTTTTACCTGCTCCTAATCCCAATCATCCCGAACCCGAGGTTCATATATCCCCTTATTCTCACCTCATATCTAGCCCTCATCTACACTGTGGAGAGTATCTTGGAGGGATTCACCCTCAGAAGAGTTGTGGGCATTTCCATTGCCATGCTTGTAGTACTGGGGACAGCGGATGCGGGCATTGTGGTGAATTACCCCAAGGGCCAGCTGAAAATTCCCCACGCACTCCACGATAGAGAAATGAGGGATGACTTAGGTGAGTACTTGGAATGGGCCGAGCTAAAGGGCACATACCTTCCAATAAACCCGATGGATGGCTATTACCTCCACCTAAAGGTTATCCCGTATTTGGTTGATACCTTTGGATTGGGTTACCTCAAGGGAGATTCCCTGCTATCCCTTGTGAGGGAATACAAACCGGACTATATAATCTTCAGCACATGGATGTTTGCAATCATGGAAAAAGACGAGTCCATGAGGAGGATATACGGGAAACTGCTCAGGTATTCGGTTCAGAATGGCACGCTGCTGTTTGCCGAGGGCTTTTCAAACGGCGAGAGGATGGAAATGTATAACATGAAAGAAAAATCTACATGGGGCATTGAGCTCAACGGTTCCACGATATACTTTGAAGGCTCCTGCGGGAGTATAGGAATACTCCCCCTTATAGGCTCGTCACCGGTAGTCGGGGTGAAGTTAAAGCTCGTTTCCAACGGGACCTATAACATAACGGTGATTTCGCAGGAGGGAGAAAGAGAAGGGAGAATTGTTATTGGAGAAAGCATTTCCATAATCCTTCCGGGAACGCTTTTAGAAATCAAATCAAAGGGGCCGGTTTATCATGGATTCAGGCCCGTTAACAACACACCTGTAAAAGATTCGAGAGTTTACACTCCCAAGGGATGTTTGAGGTTAACGGGTACACTCTACAAAAAAGATAACGACATAGTGGCCGAGGGAAATAATCTAAAGATAGCTTCAGGGTGTGGAAATCATTGA
- a CDS encoding DUF2079 domain-containing protein, translating into MGNRYGLLLSIFAGIYTILISIYSVLRHYMYLTAGYDLGIFMQSLWTTVHGEGFFFNTAEWQDVGTYSHFGVHNSPILFILLPIYRLLPRAEVLLVLQSIAVAAGALTLFRLARLMLDEKRAFYISLMYLLNPLVQGLNFFDFHPVTIAVPFIFLLPYYIERKLYLRAILVAFLVLSVKEDSGLILISIALMYVFREYGLKLLVNPRRWRNTVGEEKFILLLLVMGVLWIAISIFLVIPHFNGGRYPYFSDDTLRRYGGKVYPDKIAVYSLAALLSTAFLPLLNPKLFSASLFLWLELFLSNCPTMLIIGTQYPYMLAPMLFIISVYNLRYLNEEKPRFRFNLKALVTVSLVSMLLFSPEFHLIDAPDYVANPNFQGLVISYIKWKPYLQILDMVTKKLDESNCTIETQDTLFPHLANRINTYHIVTPFKNTYLENNSIVLMATSLSDYKFSIRYLNSSRFKDTKYILINVNDLILSCYNRTGDDYKQFRQCIYTAVERDIKKCEKLGARNQWE; encoded by the coding sequence TTGGGAAACAGGTATGGGTTGTTACTTTCTATTTTTGCTGGCATCTATACGATTCTCATTTCAATTTACTCAGTGCTAAGACACTACATGTACCTTACGGCCGGTTATGATCTCGGAATATTTATGCAGTCGCTATGGACAACCGTTCACGGAGAAGGCTTTTTCTTTAACACAGCTGAGTGGCAGGACGTGGGGACGTACTCTCATTTTGGGGTCCACAATAGTCCAATCCTTTTTATTCTCCTGCCCATATACCGGCTACTTCCCCGAGCGGAGGTTCTCCTTGTACTCCAATCGATTGCAGTTGCGGCAGGGGCATTAACTCTATTTCGCCTTGCTAGGCTAATGCTTGATGAGAAAAGGGCGTTTTATATATCCCTGATGTATCTTCTCAACCCATTAGTTCAAGGCCTCAACTTCTTTGACTTCCATCCAGTCACTATAGCGGTTCCTTTCATATTTCTCCTGCCATACTACATTGAACGAAAGCTTTACCTGCGTGCCATTCTTGTAGCCTTCCTCGTACTCTCAGTTAAAGAAGACTCGGGGTTAATTCTAATCAGCATTGCTTTGATGTATGTGTTTCGAGAGTATGGCTTGAAACTCCTAGTGAACCCAAGAAGATGGAGAAACACTGTCGGAGAAGAGAAGTTCATACTCCTGCTTCTTGTGATGGGAGTACTTTGGATAGCAATCAGCATCTTTCTCGTAATTCCCCACTTTAACGGCGGGAGGTATCCCTACTTTTCAGATGACACTCTAAGGAGGTATGGGGGAAAGGTATACCCTGATAAAATTGCTGTATACTCCCTCGCAGCCCTGCTCAGTACAGCCTTCCTACCACTCCTCAATCCCAAGCTCTTCAGTGCTTCTCTGTTCCTGTGGTTAGAATTATTTCTCTCAAACTGCCCAACAATGTTGATCATTGGAACGCAGTATCCCTACATGTTGGCCCCAATGCTTTTCATAATCTCAGTGTACAATCTCAGATATTTAAACGAAGAAAAGCCAAGATTTCGATTTAATTTAAAGGCACTAGTGACGGTTTCACTTGTCTCAATGCTACTTTTCTCCCCAGAGTTTCACTTGATAGATGCTCCCGACTATGTTGCTAACCCAAACTTTCAGGGATTGGTTATCAGTTACATCAAGTGGAAGCCATATCTTCAAATACTGGACATGGTTACGAAGAAACTCGACGAAAGCAACTGTACTATAGAAACCCAGGACACCCTGTTTCCCCACCTAGCCAACAGAATTAATACCTATCATATCGTTACACCTTTTAAGAATACATATCTCGAAAATAACTCTATAGTGCTTATGGCAACTTCACTCTCCGACTATAAATTTTCGATTAGGTACCTGAACAGCAGTAGATTTAAAGACACAAAGTACATTTTGATAAATGTGAACGACTTAATTCTCTCCTGTTACAACAGAACGGGGGATGACTACAAACAGTTTAGACAGTGCATCTATACTGCCGTTGAGAGAGACATCAAAAAATGTGAGAAATTGGGGGCCAGGAATCAATGGGAGTGA